The DNA segment TTCTGTGGGCGCCGGTAGCGACAATACCCGCGACACCATGATCAGTGCCAGTGGTTCCACGCAAAGCGCGGTTTATAATGCAACAGTGTCATATTCAGAATCCGATGGTTACGATGTGCAGTATGGCGATGACACCCAGACCGGACCCAACACGTATCCGTTTGACGACGATAGCTATAGCAAGGGCGACTTCAGTTTTAGCGGCAGCAGTGATCTCACCGACAATGCAGAAATATTTGTGACGCTGAATCGCAGTGAGAACTCCGGTGAATTCGATGGCGGTATAAAACCCTACACGGATTCTGATGCCTCCATCGCGACTATCGGAGGGCAATACCGGTTCGAGAAAATTACCACAAAGTTGCAATACGGCCGTTACAAAGAAGATGCGTTGAGCGATGATTCAACCGATCCCCGCAACACCTTTAACTATGGCGAATTGCACAGCGTTTTGGATCAGACCATTTGGGAAAACGTATTCCAGATAAACGATAAGACCAAAATTAATTTTGGTGCGGAATATACGGTTAGCGATGCGGAATACATATTGGGATTCGGTCGTTACGATGCCGATGATCATGATCAGTTTTCCGGTTACCTGAATGCGCGGACGGAGTTGGGCGGGTTTGTTCTGGAAGCCGGCGTGCGCCACGACGATGACGATCAGTTTGGTAGTGAACTGACCGGTGACGCAGGAATTGGTTACTGGATTAATGAGCAGTTACGTATTTCTGCCACGGCCGGTAATGCGTTTAAGGCACCGAGTAATAACGATTTGTATTTTCCTGGCTACGGCGATCCTACTTTGTTGCCTGAGGAATCCAAAACGGCAGAGCTGGGACTGGATTTTTACCGCGATGACTCCGTTGCTTCATTGCATCTTTTCCAAACCAAAGCGGATAATCTGATCGCATATAACCCGGCTATATACGGCCCTGAAAATATAGCGGAGTCCAAGGTGACCGGCGTTGAATTTCAGTGGGGCACGGTGCTTTACGGGGTGAACACGGGTATTAGTATGACCTATCAGCGCCCGATCGATGAAGTAAGCAAAGAGGATCTTGCTTTAATTCCAAGTAAATTTGCCTCGCTTGATCTGGATAAAGACATCGGTAAAGGCAGTTTCGGTCTATCATGGTACGTGCAGAGTAAACAGCTGGATAATGCAGGTGAAGATATTGCCGGATACGGCACCTTGGCGTTGCGTGCCGGCTACCAATTAACGCCGGAAGTGAAATTGCGAGCTCGTATTGATAACGTGCTGGATAAAGAC comes from the Ketobacter sp. MCCC 1A13808 genome and includes:
- a CDS encoding TonB-dependent receptor domain-containing protein, which codes for MKFRPVFIAGSTLLPVAAAVAQENMQLAEAFVPGLGDEIVVTASRSAQTVKETLASTSVINREQIERSQARNVYQILKTTPGVYVRRNGGRGNQTTVSLRGMPTGGTLILMDGIRLESGTSGTTNLQQINVDQIDRIEIVRGSKSSLYGSSALGGVIQIFSRKGEKDGITVSVGAGSDNTRDTMISASGSTQSAVYNATVSYSESDGYDVQYGDDTQTGPNTYPFDDDSYSKGDFSFSGSSDLTDNAEIFVTLNRSENSGEFDGGIKPYTDSDASIATIGGQYRFEKITTKLQYGRYKEDALSDDSTDPRNTFNYGELHSVLDQTIWENVFQINDKTKINFGAEYTVSDAEYILGFGRYDADDHDQFSGYLNARTELGGFVLEAGVRHDDDDQFGSELTGDAGIGYWINEQLRISATAGNAFKAPSNNDLYFPGYGDPTLLPEESKTAELGLDFYRDDSVASLHLFQTKADNLIAYNPAIYGPENIAESKVTGVEFQWGTVLYGVNTGISMTYQRPIDEVSKEDLALIPSKFASLDLDKDIGKGSFGLSWYVQSKQLDNAGEDIAGYGTLALRAGYQLTPEVKLRARIDNVLDKDYIEITDYNTEGLFAMFFVDYTPN